A part of Acropora palmata chromosome 8, jaAcrPala1.3, whole genome shotgun sequence genomic DNA contains:
- the LOC141890877 gene encoding cyclic GMP-AMP synthase-like receptor, translating into MCDTVEYFEEEARFKDEDEAELIQEKLEQFVINILTEVEKRDKRFQGTLIKSGSVYEGVKVGQPDEFDFMIRIDSLINKPSFHPCDKGEGYTKLILQEQEWKEFNDDEGFFNPNLLSRFFKKLVNTSLSTAELPEGLVVQRETQEKWNETYWPIISVLLGNNDEKESSGAMYSTETHGPATTFYIDWQGGDSYRRLNVSLDLTPTLEFQLTKFPAQLSKLAQEINPVLQKCGFHVVPAGFDSWRISFSLAEKEILASSPDGFKACYRVLKAVRDAISRRLRWNPSLIPSYILKTILLSELFTKDRHLTWEKEYLFDRIVQVLELALEGVKGEKIPSFFIPTHNLLTVSDHDNKLRQWVLEDMLNRMKTLDLVYAPEDVEEKKKQILVLKMIDLLDFMISNLVAGKTSTAVMKKMFVNIANFPMSEKTRWFWAPFLDFATLELDERASKRLIQIWSWVELFFTKLLATLKGETNLLAQKLHIIACEKKKKSESDHKGLLEQQLEQISPREMLFEWLENAVDSYFEEENLMLPNLHKVFPKSGLFPDVADVTVKEGSDKGRGVLKQHLEEYINMVPDNNIINTVVECVNQMLLSGKELWKQKLDFITIPELDLD; encoded by the coding sequence ATGTGCGACACTGTGGAATATTTTGAGGAAGAAGCAAGGTTTAAAGATGAAGACGAAGCTGAATTAATTCAAGAGAAACTCGAGCAATTTGTGATCAACATTCTGACAGAGGTAGAGAAGCGAGACAAGCGATTTCAGGGCACTCTTATTAAGAGCGGAAGTGTTTACGAAGGAGTGAAAGTTGGCCAGCCAGATGAATTTGACTTCATGATCAGAATTGACTCACTCATCAACAAACCATCGTTTCATCCATGTGACAAAGGCGAAGGCTACACGAAGCTCATCCTACAAGAACAAGAATGGAAAGAATTCAATGATGATGAAGGCTTCTTCAACCCAAATCTACTGTCCCGTTTCTTCAAGAAGCTTGTGAATACATCTCTAAGTACCGCCGAACTACCTGAAGGACTCGTCGTCCAACGAGAGACACAGGAAAAATGGAATGAAACATATTGGCCTATAATTTCTGTGCTACTAGGAAATAACGATGAGAAAGAAAGTTCTGGTGCGATGTACTCAACCGAAACACACGGCCCCGCTACAACCTTTTACATTGACTGGCAAGGCGGCGATAGTTACAGAAGATTAAATGTAAGCTTGGATTTGACACCCACTTTGGAGTTCCAGTTAACCAAGTTTCCTGCTCAGTTGTCAAAGCTGGCACAAGAAATAAATCCAGTTCTTCAAAAGTGTGGATTTCACGTGGTTCCCGCTGGATTTGACAGCTGGCGCATCTCGTTTTCCCTGGCGGAGAAAGAAATTCTGGCTTCTTCCCCGGACGGCTTCAAAGCATGCTACCGAGTTCTGAAAGCCGTAAGAGATGCCATCTCTAGGAGGCTGAGATGGAATCCATCTTTGATTCCATCCTACATATTGAAGACCATCCTTCTATCTGAGCTATTCACAAAGGACCGCCATCTCACCTGGGAAAAGGAGTATTTGTTCGACAGGATAGTTCAAGTTTTAGAGCTGGCTTTGGAAGGCGTGAAGGGGGAGAAAATACCGAGCTTCTTCATTCCGACACATAATCTACTAACCGTGAGTGATCATGACAACAAACTGCGCCAGTGGGTCCTGGAAGACATGTTGAATCGAATGAAGACATTGGATCTGGTGTACGCACCAGAAGAcgtagaagagaaaaaaaaacagatctTGGTTCTAAAAATGATCGACTTGCTGGATTTCATGATCTCAAACCTCGTTGCTGGTAAGACTTCGACTGCTGTCATGAAGAAAATGTTTGTCAACATTGCTAACTTTCCTATGTCTGAAAAGACAAGATGGTTTTGGGCTCCGTTCCTCGACTTTGCTACTCTAGAGCTTGATGAAAGAGCTTCCAAGAGGTTGATTCAAATATGGAGTTGGGTGGAACTCTTCTTCACGAAGCTATTGGCTACACTTAAAGGAGAAACCAACTTGCTAGCGCAGAAATTACATATCATAGCCTgcgagaagaaaaagaagtcgGAGTCTGACCACAAGGGGCTCTTGGAACAACAACTTGAGCAGATATCTCCTCGTGAGATGTTATTCGAATGGTTAGAAAACGCTGTTGATTCCTACTTTGAAGAAGAGAACTTAATGTTGCCAAACCTTCACAAAGTGTTTCCCAAATCAGGTTTGTTTCCTGACGTTGCTGATGTTACAGTGAAAGAAGGTAGTGACAAAGGTCGTGGCGTTCTAAAACAGCACCTCGAAGAGTACATAAATATGGTCCCTGACAATAACATCATAAACACTGTTGTCGAATGTGTCAATCAAATGCTTTTGAGCGGTAAAGAATTATGGAAGCAAAAGCTTGATTTCATCACAATACCCGAGTTAGATTTAGACTGA